In Polypterus senegalus isolate Bchr_013 chromosome 12, ASM1683550v1, whole genome shotgun sequence, the following are encoded in one genomic region:
- the trh gene encoding pro-thyrotropin-releasing hormone, with the protein MRSTCLILLAFLTACNLTVNVGQHVAQEEDPAERVPMDEILQRAENLIIRSILRKIEDDSANEQELLAKRQHPGKRFQDTFEKRQHPGKRDEEENEDDLTYMDFPKRPHPLKKEEEEEDYSEFQKRQHPGKRDEEADTSMDLQKRQHPGRRALWEQYSDIPGTQAAYLHELSRRQHPGRRFVGFVKRQHPGKRSLDREDQDVSELQDVDKRQHPGKRTMDLDSPDYNSSPPCDIQELTGCSKASLLLELLDNVNKSRGEEKRQHPGRRFVFDADLAEQE; encoded by the exons ATGAGGTCCACCTGCCTGATCCTCCTTGCTTTTCTCACTGCTTGCAATCTGACTGTCAATGTGGGCCAGCACGTTGCACAGGAAGAAGACCCCGCCGAGCGAGTACCTATGGATGAAATTCTGCAGAGAGCCGAGAACCTCATCATTCGATCCATTCTCAGGAAAATAGAAGATGACAGTGCTAATG aaCAGGAATTGCTTGCAAAGAGGCAACATCCTGGCAAAAGGTTCCAAGATACATTTGAAAAAAGGCAACATCCAGGaaagagagatgaagaagaaaatgagGATGACCTAACATATATGGATTTCCCAAAAAGGCCGCATCCTTTaaagaaggaggaggaagaggaggattaCTCGGAATTTCAAAAGCGACAGCATCCAGGCAAGCGTGATGAGGAGGCTGACACCTCCATGGACCTGCAGAAGAGACAGCACCCAGGCAGACGTGCCCTGTGGGAGCAGTACTCTGATATACCCGGCACCCAAGCAGCTTACCTGCATGAGCTCTCGAGACGACAGCACCCTGGCAGGAGATTTGTAGGGTTTGTTAAGAGACAACACCCCGGTAAGAGGAGTCTGGACCGTGAGGATCAGGATGTTAGCGAACTTCAAGATGTGGACAAGCGTCAGCACCCTGGAAAGCGCACCATGGACTTAGACAGCCCAGATTACAACAGCAGCCCACCCTGTGATATCCAAGAACTGACTGGCTGCAGTAAAGCTAGTTTACTGCTTGAGTTGCTAGATAATGTGAACAAGAGCAGGGGTGAAGAGAAAAGGCAACACCCTGGACGAAGGTTTGTTTTTGATGCTGACTTGGCCGAACAAGAATAA